Proteins encoded together in one Pseudomonadota bacterium window:
- a CDS encoding B12-binding domain-containing radical SAM protein: MKKILFISPAYRTKLLENIRVLALPPLNLMMIASHTPDTYEVEIIDEAFDNIDFDQQADLVGITCMTPLAPRAYEIAGEFRKRGIPVVLGGIHPSMVPDEAVRFADSVVVGEGENLWPEVLKDFEKNSLQPIYKGSGRPDIEHLPHPRRDLLHNDYFVQTVQTSRGCPHNCKFCSVTLFNGGQYRMRDIDNVVAEINSIQDKRLFIIDDNIIGSGRNCIDRAFKLFDRLKGSGKEWGGQTCLNIVEHEGLLKAASDSGAKAFLIGFESLQTDTLGSFNKKVNMRPNTKNFKDAIKKIHDNGIAIVGCFIFGTDTDTPDTFKKTLDFIMETGIDAVQLSIQTPMPGTALYHELASEDRLLLTNYPADWEAYNIFEPVYQPKNISPEELYHGLVNAYRTVSSFPVSLKRGLRTFYNTRSLFSTGISFFWNYDSYKTISKITNPRIIS, from the coding sequence ATGAAAAAAATTCTGTTCATAAGCCCTGCCTACCGGACGAAACTCCTTGAGAACATCCGGGTCCTGGCCCTGCCGCCTCTCAATCTGATGATGATTGCCAGCCATACGCCCGACACCTATGAGGTTGAGATCATCGATGAGGCCTTCGACAACATTGATTTCGACCAACAGGCCGATCTGGTGGGCATCACCTGCATGACTCCGCTTGCCCCAAGGGCTTACGAAATCGCCGGCGAATTCAGAAAACGGGGAATTCCGGTGGTGCTGGGAGGGATCCATCCTTCCATGGTTCCGGATGAAGCCGTCCGTTTTGCCGACTCGGTGGTGGTTGGCGAGGGAGAAAACCTCTGGCCGGAAGTCCTGAAAGATTTTGAGAAAAATTCGCTGCAACCGATTTACAAAGGTTCCGGCCGCCCGGATATCGAACATCTTCCCCATCCGCGCCGCGATCTCTTGCACAATGACTATTTTGTCCAGACCGTCCAGACCTCGCGCGGCTGCCCGCACAACTGCAAGTTCTGCTCGGTGACCCTGTTCAACGGCGGCCAGTACCGGATGCGCGATATCGACAATGTGGTTGCCGAGATCAACTCGATTCAAGACAAAAGACTTTTCATCATCGATGACAACATCATCGGTTCCGGCCGAAACTGCATCGACCGGGCCTTTAAGCTATTCGACCGTTTGAAAGGGTCCGGGAAGGAATGGGGTGGGCAGACCTGTTTGAATATCGTTGAGCACGAAGGGTTGCTCAAAGCCGCTTCCGACAGTGGCGCCAAGGCTTTTCTGATCGGCTTCGAATCGCTCCAGACCGACACCCTCGGTTCATTCAACAAGAAGGTCAACATGCGCCCGAACACCAAAAACTTCAAGGACGCGATCAAGAAAATTCATGATAACGGCATCGCCATCGTCGGCTGTTTCATCTTCGGCACCGATACCGACACCCCCGACACCTTCAAGAAGACTCTTGATTTCATCATGGAGACCGGGATTGATGCAGTGCAGCTCAGTATCCAGACCCCGATGCCGGGAACCGCTCTCTATCACGAACTGGCTTCGGAAGACAGACTGCTCCTTACCAATTATCCCGCCGACTGGGAGGCCTACAATATCTTCGAGCCGGTCTATCAGCCGAAGAACATCAGCCCGGAAGAGCTCTACCACGGGCTGGTCAATGCCTACCGGACGGTCTCGTCATTTCCGGTATCACTCAAAAGGGGTTTACGGACCTTCTACAACACCCGCAGCCTCTTCTCGACCGGCATCTCGTTTTTCTGGAATTACGACAGCTATAAAACCATCAGCAAAATCACCAACCCGAGGATTATCTCATAG
- a CDS encoding BtrH N-terminal domain-containing protein, with the protein MKIDFRHRQAAHCENGATAGLVSHYGIELSEAMAFGIGAGLFFGYIPFIRLNNLPLTTFRTITGTIFKRVTRELGITITARKFRNPETAMQALDEVLATGTPVGLQTGAWWLPYFPEAYRFHFNMHNMVVFGKEGNDYLISDPVFPEPVICAGADLAKARFAKGTLAPKGRMYYLTHVPSDPDLPRAIRNGITASCKAMLKYPLPIIGVSGIRFLARRLVSWPAKLGPEKALLYLGQLIRMQEEIGTGGAGFRFIQAAFLQEAAAYLGDDFLTFSSRMTAIGDRWREFAVAAARNCKGRAGANDSFPAMAAILMDIASLEEQLYQDLNRAVL; encoded by the coding sequence ATGAAGATTGATTTCAGACACCGTCAGGCGGCCCATTGTGAAAACGGCGCGACCGCCGGACTCGTTTCCCACTACGGGATTGAACTCTCCGAAGCAATGGCCTTCGGGATCGGGGCCGGTCTCTTCTTCGGCTACATCCCCTTCATCAGGCTCAACAATCTGCCCCTGACTACCTTCAGGACCATCACCGGAACCATTTTCAAACGGGTCACCAGAGAGCTGGGCATAACGATAACCGCCAGAAAATTCCGGAATCCGGAAACCGCGATGCAGGCCCTCGACGAGGTCCTTGCCACCGGCACCCCGGTGGGATTGCAGACCGGGGCCTGGTGGCTCCCCTATTTCCCGGAAGCGTACCGTTTTCATTTCAACATGCACAACATGGTGGTGTTCGGCAAAGAGGGCAACGACTATCTGATCAGTGACCCGGTCTTTCCGGAACCTGTCATCTGCGCCGGAGCGGATCTTGCCAAGGCGCGGTTCGCCAAAGGGACCCTGGCGCCGAAAGGAAGGATGTACTATCTGACCCATGTTCCGTCGGACCCCGATCTCCCGCGCGCCATACGAAACGGAATCACCGCCTCCTGCAAGGCGATGCTGAAGTACCCGTTGCCGATCATCGGCGTTTCCGGCATCCGCTTTCTTGCCCGGCGCCTCGTCAGCTGGCCCGCAAAACTCGGGCCTGAAAAAGCGCTGCTCTACCTCGGCCAGCTCATCCGAATGCAGGAGGAAATCGGCACCGGCGGGGCCGGCTTCAGGTTCATCCAGGCCGCATTTTTACAGGAAGCCGCCGCTTATCTGGGTGACGATTTCCTGACTTTTTCCTCCCGGATGACCGCTATCGGCGACCGCTGGCGGGAGTTTGCCGTGGCCGCCGCCCGAAATTGCAAGGGAAGGGCCGGAGCCAATGATTCCTTCCCGGCCATGGCCGCAATCCTTATGGACATCGCATCCTTAGAAGAACAACTCTATCAGGACCTGAACCGGGCCGTCCTCTGA